The Cucumis melo cultivar AY chromosome 5, USDA_Cmelo_AY_1.0, whole genome shotgun sequence genome has a segment encoding these proteins:
- the LOC127149587 gene encoding uncharacterized protein LOC127149587 → MTRYAYFSIDMLALYRRLTIGIMDGHERIVIIDSVYAMLYALQKILKWSVRSSKHEVQSYDRSEGIFHVKTGRHELNSKGGNIQILRLSASERYCSFSKWQAFGIPCSHFMAVCSRFNMNYEDFVEDYYKISTYAACYAPQFQPVPHEDYWITPTSMPVLLPDPSLLRKSGRPKTSRYHNEMDWTEQSAQQRCSFCSQLGHNRRSCTLLRRQAPDS, encoded by the exons ATGACGAGATATGCTTACTTTTCGATCGACATGCTGGCATTATATCGGCGGTTAACAATCGGGATAATGGATGGACATGAGCGAATTGTCATCATAGATTCTGTTTACGCCATGTT GTACGCACTtcagaaaatattaaaatggtCTGTAAGATCCAGTAAGCATGAAGTACAATCATATGATCGATCTGAAGGCATATTTCATGTAAAAACTGGACGTCACGAATTAAATTCTAAAGGAGGAAATATCCAAATATTGAGACTAAGTGCTTCTGAGCGGTACTGTTCGTTTAGCAAGTGGCAAGCCTTTGGTATTCCATGCTCGCATTTTATGGCGGTTTGTTCACGATTTAACATGAACTATGAAGACTTTGTTGAAGACTATTATAAAATATCAACTTACGCTGCATGCTATGCGCCTCAGTTTCAACCTGTACCGCATGAAGATTATTGGATAACACCTACAAGTATGCCTGTCTTACTGCCAGATCCATCGTTGTTGAGAAAATCAGGTAGACCAAAGACTTCACGTTATCACAACGAGATGGATTGGACAGAACAAAGTGCTCAACAACGATGCTCATTCTGTAGTCAACTTGGTCATAACCGACGAAGCTGTACTTTGTTAAGGAGACAGGCACCTGATAGTTAG